TTTAATTCTTTGAACTTGagacataattattattgttatatacctttatttcatttaaaaattcaattgaaaataaaagtttaagtCATGGCATCGTTGTGCAGCTAAAAAAACATCAAATGAGTGAAATATTCCAAGAGCCTAAGGGCTTAAAATCAATGTCAGTTGGATTTTCATCTCATAATCAATCATGTCGCGGTAAGCAAAGGAAAATGGATGAACATGGAGGAAGCAAGGTGACAGGCATCAAGCAGATTGTAAGACTAAAAGAATTTCTAAGTAAATGGCAACATGTCACACTTGGTCCTAAGGGAAATGGTAACAattgcaacaacaacaacaacaacaacaataataatctTGGATCATCGTTGAAATACGGTAGCAATTCCCCTAGAGGAATATCACCTTCGATTAGTATGAGGTTGTGGAATTACAATATATATTGTGATTCAGATGAAGAGAGTTGTCAAAGTCCAGAGCCACCCCATGGTGTCCCTAGAGGCTATTTGGCTGTTTATGTTGGACCGGAGCTTCGGAGGTTTATAATTCCCACAAGTTATCTTAGTGATCCATTGTTTAAATTATTGCTGGAAAAAGTTGAGGAAGAGTTTGGGTTTGATCATACTGGTGGACTCACTATACCTTGTGAGATTGAGACCTTCAAGTTTCTCATGAAGTGCATGGAAAATCATCAAAGAGATCAACCTTCCTCTTCTCTTCATCAACACCATTCTGGTAATTagctttcttcttcatttttgtcAACACAATTGCTATTGGTATCCACCTCAACTATTTGACCTCCTAGTGACACTGGTAACTATGTCAACCAAGATTTAGACACATGATAATAGAAGTCACTCTGCACTTTTGAGTGAATTTATCCTCTTTTTCTCatcatttgtttttgtttttcaccaCAAGTGCTACTGGTGTACACCTCGACTATTTAGGTATCTACGTACCTTTACCTTTTAGTTGTAGTAGGTGACTCTGTCAATCAAAACTTAGGTAGATGACACAATAAAAGTCACTCCGTGCTTTTGTGTGAATCTATCTTCTTTTTCtcatcatttcttttctttttcaccaCAAGTGCTACTATTGGTGTATATCTCGATTATTTTGGTAGGTACCTTTAGCAGCTCTTAGTGGAAATATCATGGGTAACTTTGTCAACCAAAATTTAGGTAGATGTCTGttgaaggcatgccacacttTTGTGagaatttatccttttttttttctcatcagTCGTTTTCTTTTTCAGTACAAGTGCTATTGATGTATACCTCGATTACATTGGTAGATACTTTTAGTGGCTCTTAGTGGCAATATAATGGGTAACTTTGTCAACCAAAGTTTAGGTATAATGACAGTTGAAGTCACTCCACGCTTTTGTGTGAATTTATCTTCTTTAATTAGGCACTTGTCCAatactcttttttttataatgtatgttgtgattttgattgtataattaattaacaagaaACCTTGATATTTATTATGCAGGATCTAAGCTTATTGTTGAGTGAGTAACTACCATGGTCTTAGTGATGATTGAATGTTTAGGGCTCATGAATGATTTTTTCTTTGCTATTtgttttctcttcttctgaTTAAGAGTTTAGAAGGTCCcattgtatttttatacaatttcatCACTTGTATTTTTACACTTGCCATTTGTTTGTCATGTGTTTATATCTaatcttgaaaagaaaaaaaaacattgaaggAAACAAAAAGTAAGGAGGGCCTAGGTAGTTATATTAAGAAGGTTTATCGGCAAAAAGGAGAAAGCATAAACCATTGACCTTTTCTAGGTATTACCTATAAGAAATTGTGAAGATCAAGATTCACAAAAggttattgtttttttttaggtattttCAATTGTATTGGAATAACCCTGTCCAAGTATATTGAAAAGCAATTGATTTTTAATTGTACAATGTTTATGTTGTGTCAATTCTACATTTCTTTGTAAGACAAGGGTCTTTATACAACTACtagtatttaattaaaataatggtAATCGAGTTTGAGGATTGCTCAGTTGGGTGAGCACATTCTGCCCCTCATCTATTGTGAGGATTACCTTCCCCTTATATCCCCACACCCCCCAAAAAAGTTGtgttaattgataatttttgcAGTTAACCTTCAGATTTTGCTCCAAGACATTTGTTTCAAGGAAAATCTCACAAATGTATagaaagagttttttttttttaaaatccaatATAGGTACAAAAAGTTCTAATTTATTGAAACATAACTTTCGAGCATATTTTTGTCTTCGTCTTCAGTAACATGGGTGCAGAAATTTACAAGAATTGTCATAtctactaaaaatattttctttcaattaaatAACTATCCCGTGTAAAAGAATGAAAGAATCTAATTTTTAGGATAATGTCACTCAAATATATAAGAATGATAACACTAGCCCATGAAATCACCTTATCATTTAAGTTTGAATAGGTCAATGTAATCACTCATACATTCATAAGGATTGAATAGGTCAATGTAATCACTCATACATTCATGAGGaaatttcacatatagcaactaaaaaaataacctaattactctccataacTATAGTTCGATAAATACAATTCATAGCTAtatgttatagggaggagacAGGCAAGCGAGActggagagagagagaggagagagggcAAAGAGTGGGAAAGAGGAGAATTGTATATGTGTATCAGTTAgattattgtatattatacatatttatttctatatatggaaagagagattgagagagggaagGATAGAGGCAAGCgatattgggagagggaggagagaggcaaacgagagggcagagagtgggagagaggtgaattgtatatgtatataggttagataattgtatggtatacatatgcatttgtatatatggcaagaaaGATTAGGAGAGGAGGAGAGacgcgagcgagattgagagggaggagagagtgggagaaaggtgaattgtatatgtatattggttagataattatatattatacatatatatatatatatatttgtatattttggcgaattatacatatacaaacttGCTAACTATAGAAACTCGAAGTTAACCcatgtaattaatgtataatgttagtcgcaagtggtaattatatcaaattatagctatgatgagtaattgagtagtataagtttgcttaatTGCATATAATTAACCAAACCATTTTAACCCGTTCAATTTAATTCATCTAAAAATTCCTCTAATTTCTGTTAAATAGCTATCCCAAATTGACTACGAAGCAAGctcatcaattttatcatacACAATAGGGATGTTGCTATGTTAACCACATGGTGGTCACTCAAACATActtcatcaaaatattatattgtgaacgtacaaaatcatattttgtatataaatcAAAACATCTTAGcgatatatacaaaaatttagGACATCCTTAACAATATACCTAGCTTCACAACTGATATAGAGCCttgattaaaatgaaaaaaaatttatttgttttgtttggtCAAAGAGTTTGATGATTTAGCAACCTtctgtaacacttcgaaaaagtcaagacctaatctagagcctcacaagTTTATTTCATGTTGGTTatactgttttaagacctaaaataatgttaaatactattgattgatgtaactACACCTATTATTAGATTtaattggttggttgatggtaataccATTATGATGGGTTTTGAAGGAGATTAGGTAAGTCTTCatgatcctaacctttacttcaattatgatgtcttgtgattgatgatgtagttGATTTGAAGTATATCTTGTGAATGGTCtgagtaggtgttggtatgatgtttaattgagaTGTCTAaactatatgattgtgagattatgcttaaggtGAAATTATATATGGTTGGTTATAaattacctatgtgccttattatgacatgacgATGATGAAATTCttatctcacatatgagggttgctATGAAcggatattctcatgcaattcctattgaggtaaatgactatgactatacaaGGGATTAGACCCTacgacctaaactaagttataaatgataaataaagacatttaaaaagggactctagcttagcaccgagtgaactagtagtgaggagtgttcccttcccacatagggaaggtaggttctcTATTGTACTTAtcatattggagactataatgcatttatcataaagagggttccaactacatctcctagttcttgaacttttttgaccccataggaatactagctagtggatccacatagattctatgttcatgttttgatactaccttggcaagtagtctgccttcttcCGGTGTAGAATTTCATGACACCGGCttccacattatctcatgtattctatgtcggttaaggaaagacGTTAccaaaagtaaaaatgaactaatg
The window above is part of the Solanum pennellii chromosome 5, SPENNV200 genome. Proteins encoded here:
- the LOC107019938 gene encoding uncharacterized protein LOC107019938 isoform X2, translating into MSEIFQEPKGLKSMSVGFSSHNQSCRGKQRKMDEHGGSKVTGIKQIVRLKEFLSKWQHVTLGPKGNGNNCNNNNNNNNNNLGSSLKYGSNSPRGISPSISMRLWNYNIYCDSDEESCQSPEPPHGVPRGYLAVYVGPELRRFIIPTSYLSDPLFKLLLEKVEEEFGFDHTGGLTIPCEIETFKFLMKCMENHQRDQPSSSLHQHHSGY
- the LOC107019938 gene encoding uncharacterized protein LOC107019938 isoform X1, which translates into the protein MSEIFQEPKGLKSMSVGFSSHNQSCRGKQRKMDEHGGSKVTGIKQIVRLKEFLSKWQHVTLGPKGNGNNCNNNNNNNNNNLGSSLKYGSNSPRGISPSISMRLWNYNIYCDSDEESCQSPEPPHGVPRGYLAVYVGPELRRFIIPTSYLSDPLFKLLLEKVEEEFGFDHTGGLTIPCEIETFKFLMKCMENHQRDQPSSSLHQHHSGSKLIVE